From Streptomyces sp. NBC_00683, one genomic window encodes:
- a CDS encoding CbtA family protein, protein MNSVSVRALLVRGMLAGLVAGALALAVAYFLGESRVDAAIALEESHAHDHGGGEELVSRTMQATGGLATGVLVFGVAIGGIAALVFCYVLGRIGSFGPRATAALVAGAALLTVYVVPFLKYPANPPAVGNPDTIGQRTGMFFLMVALSVLLAVAAVIFGKRLAPRLGNWNATTAAGAGYVLLIGLAYAFLPSFNEVGTDFPASLLWEFRLSTLAVQATLWTAFGLVFGYLTERLLVPAARTASSAGDRTAPRPADAVS, encoded by the coding sequence ATGAACTCCGTATCGGTCAGAGCTCTGCTCGTCCGCGGCATGCTGGCCGGCCTCGTGGCCGGCGCGCTCGCCCTTGCCGTGGCCTACTTCCTCGGTGAGTCCCGCGTGGACGCCGCCATCGCGCTGGAAGAGTCACACGCCCACGACCACGGCGGCGGCGAGGAGCTCGTCAGCCGAACGATGCAGGCCACCGGTGGGCTCGCCACCGGTGTCCTCGTATTCGGCGTGGCCATCGGCGGCATCGCCGCACTCGTCTTCTGCTACGTCCTCGGCCGCATCGGCAGTTTCGGCCCGAGGGCTACGGCCGCACTTGTCGCGGGTGCGGCCCTCCTGACGGTGTACGTCGTGCCGTTCCTGAAGTACCCGGCGAACCCGCCGGCTGTCGGCAACCCCGACACCATCGGACAGCGCACCGGCATGTTCTTCCTGATGGTCGCGCTCAGCGTGCTGCTGGCCGTTGCCGCCGTGATCTTCGGCAAACGTCTCGCACCCCGACTGGGCAACTGGAACGCGACGACTGCCGCAGGCGCCGGCTATGTCCTGCTGATCGGGCTCGCCTACGCCTTCCTGCCCTCGTTCAACGAGGTCGGCACGGACTTCCCGGCCAGCCTGCTGTGGGAGTTCCGTCTGTCCACGCTCGCCGTCCAGGCGACGCTCTGGACCGCCTTCGGCCTCGTATTCGGCTATCTGACCGAGCGGCTTCTCGTACCGGCCGCCCGTACCGCGTCGTCGGCGGGTGACCGTACGGCACCTCGCCCGGCCGATGCCGTGAGCTGA
- a CDS encoding IS5 family transposase — MSGSQGGYPSDLTDEQWALVEPLLPAARVGPRGGRREKHPRRRIVDAIFYVVRTGCAWRQLPKDFPPWPTVYWYFTWWHDDGTVEQVHDTLRGRVREADGRAAEPSAGLIDSQSVRTADTVPAGTRGFDAGKKVKGRKRFIVTDTLGLLLAVHVVAANIQDRDGAKRSLLWTRLDHPGVQKIWADQGFAGRLVEWARTILGRELEIVRKAPDQHGFQVQPKRWAVERTFSWLTAHRRLARDYETSPARSETMIRWAMIGIMVRRLTRGAPARRSPRRPLTRVTP; from the coding sequence GTGAGTGGCTCTCAGGGCGGGTATCCGTCGGATCTGACGGATGAACAGTGGGCTCTGGTCGAGCCGTTACTGCCGGCGGCGAGGGTCGGGCCAAGGGGCGGACGGCGGGAGAAGCATCCTCGGCGGCGGATCGTGGACGCGATCTTCTATGTAGTACGGACCGGGTGCGCCTGGCGCCAGCTGCCGAAGGACTTCCCGCCCTGGCCCACTGTGTACTGGTACTTCACCTGGTGGCACGACGACGGCACCGTTGAGCAGGTCCACGACACGTTGCGCGGTCGAGTCCGTGAGGCTGATGGCCGTGCCGCGGAGCCGAGCGCCGGGCTCATCGACTCGCAGTCCGTGCGCACGGCCGATACGGTCCCCGCCGGCACCCGGGGCTTCGACGCGGGCAAGAAGGTGAAAGGTCGCAAGCGGTTCATCGTCACGGACACCCTGGGCCTGCTGCTGGCGGTTCACGTCGTCGCGGCGAACATCCAGGACCGCGACGGCGCGAAGCGTTCGTTGCTGTGGACCCGCCTGGACCATCCGGGCGTGCAGAAGATCTGGGCGGACCAGGGCTTCGCCGGCCGCCTCGTGGAGTGGGCACGCACGATCCTCGGCCGCGAGCTGGAGATCGTGCGCAAGGCTCCAGACCAGCACGGATTCCAGGTCCAGCCCAAGAGATGGGCGGTCGAACGCACCTTCTCATGGCTCACCGCCCACCGCCGCCTCGCGCGTGACTACGAGACCAGCCCGGCCCGCTCAGAGACCATGATCCGGTGGGCAATGATCGGCATCATGGTCCGCCGTCTCACAAGAGGTGCACCAGCTCGACGATCACCACGAAGGCCGCTCACACGCGTCACACCATGA
- a CDS encoding subtilase-type protease inhibitor: protein MRYNLGRFCVIATVSTLVLSGTAAMGVAQNRPAQPTSLYTPSALVLSVGKGSADSVTVQRAVTLSCAPRPQGTHPAPAAACTELRAVNGEFARLTTPRSPGKCTRQWDPVVLDVTGVWQGRSVSWSAGFGNACEMQASLGEGPVFAF, encoded by the coding sequence ATGCGTTACAACCTCGGCAGATTCTGCGTAATCGCCACGGTATCCACACTGGTCCTGTCGGGCACGGCAGCCATGGGTGTCGCGCAGAACCGGCCCGCTCAGCCGACCAGCCTCTACACCCCGTCGGCCCTCGTCCTGTCGGTCGGCAAGGGCAGCGCCGACTCGGTCACCGTCCAGCGGGCCGTCACCCTGAGCTGTGCACCCCGCCCGCAGGGCACTCACCCCGCGCCCGCGGCGGCCTGTACCGAACTGCGCGCGGTCAACGGTGAGTTCGCCCGGTTGACCACGCCGCGGTCGCCCGGGAAGTGCACGCGTCAGTGGGACCCCGTCGTCCTCGACGTGACCGGTGTGTGGCAGGGCCGCAGCGTCTCCTGGTCTGCCGGCTTCGGCAATGCGTGTGAGATGCAGGCAAGCCTGGGCGAAGGACCGGTCTTCGCTTTCTGA
- a CDS encoding isocitrate lyase/PEP mutase family protein, whose protein sequence is MTITHSDKAHIFRSLHTTPAPLALANAWDVASARVIEAAGAKAIATTSAGVAWSLGSPDGGFITRDQALELIGRIVAAVEVPVTADIEGGYGTDAAGITETVAGVLAAGVVGVNIEDGTRPPTELAMRLAAARQTADRAGADLFLNARIDTFLFGLGDSDTRLKETLVRAHMYVDAGADGIFVPGITDTATIAALAADISVPLNVMAGPGAPAVAELGALGVARVSLGSGVAQAAYAAARRAAQELFGTGDYGSLAEAMAFPELNGLFSEPH, encoded by the coding sequence ATGACCATCACACATTCGGACAAGGCCCACATCTTCCGCTCTCTGCACACCACACCTGCGCCCCTGGCTCTCGCCAACGCCTGGGATGTTGCGAGCGCCCGCGTCATCGAGGCCGCGGGCGCCAAGGCGATCGCCACGACCAGTGCCGGTGTCGCCTGGTCGCTGGGTTCCCCGGACGGCGGCTTCATCACCCGCGACCAGGCGCTGGAACTGATCGGCCGAATTGTCGCCGCCGTCGAGGTTCCCGTTACCGCGGACATCGAGGGCGGGTACGGGACGGATGCCGCCGGCATTACCGAGACCGTGGCCGGGGTGCTCGCGGCCGGCGTCGTCGGCGTCAACATCGAGGACGGTACCCGGCCGCCGACAGAACTCGCGATGCGGTTGGCCGCGGCCCGGCAGACCGCCGACCGGGCAGGCGCGGACCTGTTCCTCAACGCCCGTATCGACACCTTCCTGTTCGGGCTCGGCGACTCGGATACCCGGCTGAAGGAAACCCTGGTCCGGGCACACATGTACGTCGACGCGGGTGCGGACGGCATCTTCGTCCCCGGCATCACCGACACCGCCACCATCGCGGCGCTGGCCGCGGACATCTCCGTTCCGCTGAACGTCATGGCCGGCCCCGGCGCCCCGGCCGTTGCCGAGCTCGGCGCCCTCGGGGTGGCTCGCGTCAGTCTCGGCTCGGGGGTGGCGCAGGCCGCCTACGCTGCCGCCCGCCGCGCCGCGCAGGAGCTCTTCGGCACCGGCGACTACGGCTCCCTCGCCGAGGCCATGGCCTTCCCGGAACTCAACGGGCTGTTCTCCGAGCCCCACTGA
- a CDS encoding histidine phosphatase family protein: MTVRVMLISPAMNAASREARFEGDAPLDEAGLRSAQDSAGDVPGADRYVRGPSERCRQTAQALGLAPRAEPTLRDWHMGRWSGQRLSDVSAAEPDAVSAWLTDPSAAPHGGESLLDLAARVGSWLETLAGDSDVRVMAVVEPAVVRAAVVQALALPVQAFWRLDVPPLALTELSGRSGRWNLRCGRPPEEREERGAGRSR, encoded by the coding sequence ATGACGGTACGGGTGATGTTGATCTCACCGGCCATGAATGCCGCGTCGAGGGAGGCGCGCTTCGAAGGTGACGCACCGTTGGACGAGGCAGGTCTGCGCAGTGCCCAGGACTCCGCCGGCGACGTACCGGGCGCCGACCGGTATGTGCGCGGCCCTTCGGAGCGCTGCCGGCAGACCGCTCAGGCGCTCGGGCTCGCCCCCCGTGCCGAACCCACGCTCCGCGACTGGCACATGGGGCGCTGGAGCGGGCAACGGCTGTCGGACGTGAGCGCCGCGGAACCCGACGCCGTTTCCGCCTGGCTGACCGACCCCTCGGCCGCCCCGCACGGGGGCGAGTCGCTCCTGGACCTGGCTGCCCGGGTGGGCAGTTGGCTGGAGACCCTGGCCGGGGACAGCGATGTGCGGGTCATGGCCGTGGTCGAGCCCGCGGTCGTCCGCGCGGCGGTGGTCCAGGCGCTGGCTCTGCCGGTACAGGCCTTCTGGCGGCTGGACGTTCCCCCGCTCGCGCTCACCGAGCTCAGCGGACGGTCGGGCCGGTGGAACCTGCGGTGCGGTCGCCCTCCGGAGGAACGCGAGGAACGTGGGGCAGGGCGATCGCGGTGA
- a CDS encoding AI-2E family transporter: MSPTKTRAALRVSARVSAELLLVIVMTAAAVWLLGRMWSVVWPLIVGLLLTTLTWPIARYLRRSGWPPALAASVVTVLFLLVTAGVVALIAVPVASQSGELGDGVVEGIQKLREWASGPPLNIGDEQIAGASDSAAARIQDSVGSMVTTVVTGVSTVVNGVVTAVLAIFLMFFMLKDGPRFLPWLARQLPGRLATDVPTVAERAWRTLGEFVRSQAYVGLLDAVLIGIGLWIVGVPLVLPLAVLTFVSAFVPIVGALFAGFVAVLIALVSNGITDALIVLAIIVVVQQLEGNVFQPMIQSRGLGLHAAVVLLAVTLGGSLAGIVGSLLAVPVAALIAVVWNYLREQLSVPQEEPEPEVSPSGVGA; encoded by the coding sequence ATGAGCCCCACCAAAACCCGCGCCGCTCTCCGCGTTTCGGCACGGGTCTCAGCCGAGTTGCTTCTCGTCATCGTCATGACCGCGGCGGCGGTATGGCTGCTGGGTCGCATGTGGTCGGTCGTCTGGCCACTCATAGTCGGCTTGTTGCTCACCACCCTGACCTGGCCCATAGCGCGTTACCTGCGCCGAAGCGGGTGGCCCCCGGCCCTCGCCGCATCCGTGGTGACCGTGCTGTTCCTCCTGGTTACCGCAGGGGTCGTGGCGCTGATCGCGGTGCCGGTGGCCTCCCAGTCCGGTGAGCTGGGCGACGGCGTGGTCGAAGGCATCCAGAAGCTGCGCGAGTGGGCATCCGGGCCGCCGCTCAACATCGGTGACGAGCAGATCGCCGGGGCGTCCGATTCTGCGGCCGCCCGTATCCAGGACAGCGTCGGCAGCATGGTCACCACTGTCGTCACCGGCGTGAGCACCGTGGTCAACGGTGTGGTCACCGCCGTCCTGGCGATCTTCCTGATGTTCTTCATGCTCAAGGACGGCCCCCGGTTCCTGCCGTGGCTCGCCCGCCAACTGCCCGGTCGGCTCGCCACCGATGTTCCGACCGTGGCGGAGCGTGCTTGGCGGACTCTGGGTGAGTTCGTGCGCTCCCAGGCGTACGTCGGCCTGCTCGACGCGGTCCTCATCGGCATCGGCCTGTGGATCGTGGGAGTGCCGCTGGTGCTCCCCCTTGCGGTGCTGACCTTCGTCTCCGCATTCGTGCCGATCGTGGGTGCCCTGTTCGCCGGCTTCGTTGCGGTGCTCATCGCCTTGGTGTCGAACGGGATCACCGACGCGCTGATCGTGCTGGCGATCATCGTCGTGGTGCAACAGCTCGAGGGCAACGTGTTCCAGCCCATGATCCAGAGTCGCGGACTCGGCCTGCATGCCGCGGTGGTCCTGCTGGCGGTGACCTTGGGCGGCAGTCTCGCCGGCATCGTGGGCAGCCTGCTCGCCGTACCAGTCGCCGCACTGATCGCGGTGGTCTGGAACTACCTGCGCGAGCAGCTCAGCGTTCCGCAGGAGGAGCCGGAACCCGAGGTGTCACCGAGTGGCGTCGGCGCTTAG
- a CDS encoding 4'-phosphopantetheinyl transferase family protein, protein MIEQLLPEYVACADTFEADAPAGTLYPEEAELVARSVDRRRHEFAAVRACARRAMAALGLPPTPVLRGHRGAPLWPEGIVGSMTHCEGYRAAVLARASEVRALGIDAEPDEALPADVWEAISLPSERRRIGPVAGGAAPHWDRLLFSAKESVFKTWYPLTGIELDFDEAEVEFRRGEGTWHRGTFTAQLLRTAPGIPGSFEGRWLVQDGFAVTAIALPHVPRVPPEGDRTAGSTGPTVR, encoded by the coding sequence GTGATCGAGCAGCTGCTGCCCGAGTACGTCGCCTGCGCGGACACCTTCGAGGCGGATGCTCCGGCGGGAACGCTCTACCCCGAGGAAGCGGAACTGGTCGCTCGCAGCGTGGACCGGCGCCGGCACGAGTTCGCGGCCGTGCGCGCCTGCGCGAGACGGGCCATGGCGGCCCTCGGGCTGCCTCCCACGCCGGTGTTGCGCGGCCACCGCGGGGCGCCCCTGTGGCCCGAGGGGATCGTGGGCAGCATGACGCACTGCGAGGGCTACCGAGCCGCGGTACTGGCCCGGGCGTCCGAAGTGCGCGCACTCGGCATCGACGCGGAACCGGACGAAGCACTGCCGGCCGACGTGTGGGAGGCCATTTCGCTTCCGTCGGAGCGGCGGCGGATCGGCCCGGTCGCGGGCGGCGCGGCCCCCCATTGGGACCGGCTGCTCTTCAGCGCCAAGGAGAGCGTTTTCAAGACGTGGTACCCGCTCACCGGCATCGAGCTCGACTTCGACGAGGCCGAGGTCGAATTCCGCCGGGGGGAAGGGACGTGGCACCGGGGCACCTTCACGGCGCAGCTGTTGCGAACGGCGCCCGGGATACCGGGGTCGTTCGAGGGCAGGTGGCTGGTCCAGGACGGGTTCGCGGTCACCGCGATCGCCCTGCCCCACGTTCCTCGCGTTCCTCCGGAGGGCGACCGCACCGCAGGTTCCACCGGCCCGACCGTCCGCTGA
- a CDS encoding GNAT family N-acetyltransferase, with protein MDNLLTTRLLLHPLTAAEAASVEAGEPPAGTLWAPGYPGDGDRGVARRFLETCADAGSPQPFGAYEIRRRADGHVIGGVGFHGRPDSDGRVTIGYGLIPSVRGRGYASEALRALLAFARSQGVASVKGDADLDNTRSHHVMAAAGMRLVGEDERLKHFRIDWTRTGRPDA; from the coding sequence ATGGACAACCTCTTGACGACACGCCTCCTGCTGCACCCCCTGACCGCGGCCGAAGCCGCATCGGTGGAGGCGGGTGAACCGCCGGCAGGCACGCTCTGGGCACCCGGATACCCCGGGGACGGCGACCGCGGCGTCGCCCGCCGCTTCCTGGAGACCTGCGCGGACGCCGGCAGCCCCCAGCCGTTCGGCGCCTACGAGATCCGCCGCCGTGCGGACGGGCACGTCATAGGCGGCGTGGGCTTCCACGGAAGGCCCGATTCCGACGGCCGGGTGACGATCGGCTACGGGTTGATCCCCTCGGTACGGGGCCGGGGGTACGCCTCCGAAGCGCTACGGGCCCTTCTGGCCTTCGCGCGTTCCCAGGGGGTCGCGTCCGTGAAGGGCGACGCCGATCTCGACAACACCCGGTCGCACCACGTCATGGCAGCGGCCGGCATGCGGCTGGTCGGCGAGGACGAACGGCTCAAGCACTTCCGTATCGACTGGACGCGAACCGGCCGGCCGGACGCCTGA
- a CDS encoding phosphotransferase family protein, whose amino-acid sequence MDEVEVVVAHSERATLRVGDVFLKVDADQARIDVEVEAMSLAPVPTPAVLWRKPPVLAIAAVPGATLGRLGGPSTGSPAAWAAAGAAIRKLHEAPLPPWPGRGRGPDELAAELDAECELLVTNGVLPADVVTRNRQVAEAALRPWTPAFTHGDLQIAHVFVDGDEVTGIIDWSEAGQGDALYDLATFTLGHEEHLDDVIAGYGTAIDLEVIHAWWSLRSLLAVRWLIEHGFDPFAPGCEIDVLRSRM is encoded by the coding sequence ATGGATGAGGTCGAAGTCGTCGTCGCCCATTCCGAGCGCGCGACTCTGCGCGTCGGCGACGTGTTCCTGAAGGTGGACGCCGATCAGGCGCGCATCGACGTCGAGGTCGAGGCGATGTCCCTCGCCCCGGTCCCGACCCCGGCGGTCCTGTGGCGCAAGCCGCCCGTGCTCGCGATCGCCGCGGTCCCGGGGGCGACGCTCGGTCGCCTCGGCGGGCCGTCGACCGGGTCGCCGGCGGCGTGGGCCGCGGCGGGTGCAGCCATCCGGAAGCTGCACGAAGCGCCCCTGCCGCCCTGGCCCGGCCGGGGAAGGGGTCCCGACGAGTTGGCGGCGGAACTCGACGCAGAGTGCGAGTTGCTCGTGACGAACGGCGTCCTGCCCGCCGACGTGGTCACCCGAAACCGCCAGGTCGCCGAGGCCGCGCTCCGGCCGTGGACTCCGGCGTTCACGCACGGCGACCTGCAGATCGCGCACGTCTTCGTCGACGGCGACGAGGTGACAGGCATCATCGACTGGTCCGAGGCGGGCCAGGGGGACGCCCTGTACGACCTCGCCACCTTCACGCTCGGGCACGAGGAGCACCTCGACGACGTCATCGCCGGTTACGGCACCGCCATCGACCTCGAAGTGATCCACGCGTGGTGGTCGTTGCGTAGCCTGCTGGCGGTTCGCTGGCTGATCGAGCACGGGTTCGACCCCTTCGCACCGGGCTGTGAGATCGACGTGTTGAGATCCCGTATGTGA
- a CDS encoding DUF5133 domain-containing protein, whose translation MLMAHPAVLQNLVDQYDTLRVLRAEDGDAEVQRRMDDVAYTLCVATGTRDIDAALIAARHQLPGARPQDDSVLTT comes from the coding sequence GTGCTGATGGCCCATCCTGCGGTCCTGCAGAACCTTGTCGATCAGTACGACACTCTGCGCGTTCTGCGGGCGGAGGACGGCGATGCAGAGGTGCAACGACGAATGGACGACGTCGCCTACACGCTCTGTGTGGCCACGGGCACCCGGGACATCGACGCCGCACTCATCGCCGCACGCCACCAATTGCCCGGCGCGCGCCCCCAGGACGACTCCGTCCTCACCACCTGA
- a CDS encoding metallophosphoesterase family protein codes for MSQLSDPARQSPPGRGRLLAVSDLHLGITDNRPIADKLHPSHDDDWLIVAGDVAEQAEEVAQALEMLAGRFAHVVWTPGNHELWTVDKDPVRLRGQARYEHLVQVCRELGVTTPEDPYPQWQGEDGPVAVAPVFLLYDYTFRAPGTTTKEESLAKAHEAGVVCTDEYLLHPDPYPARDDWCRARVALTEERLAAHDPDVPLVITGHWPLVREPTSVMWYPEFAQWCGTELTADWHRRFNVAAVVYGHLHIPRTTWYDGVRFEEVSIGYPREWRKRGHPRGVLRQILPYTGEQPPGGPGDEA; via the coding sequence ATGAGTCAACTGAGCGACCCCGCCCGCCAATCGCCGCCGGGGCGGGGCCGGCTTCTCGCCGTCAGCGATCTCCATCTCGGGATCACCGACAACCGCCCGATCGCCGACAAGCTGCACCCGTCGCACGACGATGACTGGCTCATCGTCGCGGGCGACGTGGCGGAGCAGGCCGAGGAGGTCGCACAGGCACTGGAAATGCTGGCGGGCCGCTTCGCCCACGTGGTGTGGACCCCCGGCAACCACGAACTGTGGACCGTGGACAAGGATCCCGTACGACTGCGCGGACAGGCACGGTACGAGCACCTCGTCCAGGTGTGCCGCGAGCTCGGTGTGACGACACCGGAGGATCCGTACCCCCAGTGGCAGGGAGAGGACGGGCCGGTGGCCGTCGCCCCCGTGTTCCTGCTGTACGACTACACCTTCAGGGCCCCCGGAACGACGACCAAGGAAGAATCCCTGGCCAAGGCGCACGAGGCCGGAGTCGTCTGCACCGACGAGTACCTGCTCCACCCCGACCCCTATCCGGCCCGGGACGACTGGTGCCGGGCGCGGGTGGCGCTGACCGAGGAGCGCCTCGCCGCGCACGACCCGGACGTCCCTCTGGTGATCACCGGTCACTGGCCGCTGGTGCGCGAACCCACATCCGTCATGTGGTACCCGGAGTTCGCCCAGTGGTGCGGCACGGAACTGACGGCCGACTGGCACCGCCGCTTCAACGTCGCCGCCGTCGTCTACGGGCATCTCCACATCCCCCGTACGACCTGGTACGACGGTGTGCGCTTCGAGGAGGTCTCGATCGGCTACCCCAGGGAGTGGCGCAAACGTGGCCACCCCCGTGGCGTGCTGCGTCAGATCCTTCCGTACACGGGCGAACAGCCCCCGGGCGGGCCGGGGGACGAGGCGTGA
- a CDS encoding ABC transporter substrate-binding protein, with protein sequence MDTPPSPPGAEQTDGSSIRIGALVPLTRPGWVEAGQHLLAGLELGVREVNELGGIGGRPLELVVRDTAADPQRAVAAVDELAGLGVAALAGEYHSVVARAAAGRADALGLPFLCSSAVLDALTEKPTEWVARLSPPQSRGWQVYGNFLLSAGHRRIAVAAQPSVYWATGTRILRDHLAARGGTVVELDMSALTPADVCDELADNRATALLLLVGNPDPAVPIVKSVRGDQRLAEILIGAPAGQPEFAEWATSLGVEGAGVPFLRYLPERLGPLGARVEKALRERLGETPSFVAFEGYDTVAVLADVLRSQGADRARIAESWPRVAVVGTRGQIQFSRTPGISIWQWAWTPIQVVDRDPAEPDRFRILHAS encoded by the coding sequence ATGGATACGCCACCATCGCCGCCTGGGGCGGAGCAGACTGATGGATCGTCCATCCGGATCGGCGCTCTCGTTCCGCTGACTCGGCCCGGCTGGGTCGAGGCGGGCCAACACTTGCTCGCCGGGCTGGAGCTGGGCGTTCGCGAAGTCAATGAACTCGGCGGGATCGGCGGAAGGCCACTTGAGCTGGTGGTCCGAGACACCGCGGCTGATCCACAGAGGGCCGTGGCGGCGGTGGACGAATTGGCCGGCCTGGGGGTGGCCGCCTTGGCGGGGGAGTATCACAGCGTCGTCGCGCGCGCCGCTGCCGGCAGGGCCGACGCCCTCGGCCTGCCGTTCCTCTGCTCTTCAGCGGTTCTCGACGCGCTCACCGAAAAGCCGACGGAATGGGTCGCGCGCCTCTCCCCGCCGCAGTCCCGCGGCTGGCAGGTTTACGGGAACTTCCTCCTCAGCGCGGGCCACCGTCGCATCGCCGTAGCAGCCCAGCCGAGTGTCTACTGGGCAACCGGTACCCGCATTTTGCGGGACCACCTCGCTGCACGCGGCGGCACCGTCGTCGAACTCGACATGAGCGCGCTCACCCCCGCGGACGTGTGCGACGAACTCGCCGACAATCGGGCGACGGCCCTTCTTCTTCTGGTCGGCAACCCGGATCCGGCAGTGCCGATCGTCAAGTCCGTCCGCGGCGACCAGCGCCTCGCCGAGATCCTGATCGGTGCTCCGGCCGGGCAACCGGAGTTCGCCGAATGGGCGACATCGCTGGGCGTCGAGGGCGCCGGGGTCCCGTTCTTGCGCTACTTGCCCGAGCGCCTCGGCCCACTCGGTGCACGAGTCGAGAAGGCCCTGCGGGAGCGGCTGGGCGAAACGCCCTCCTTCGTCGCCTTCGAGGGCTACGACACGGTCGCCGTCCTCGCCGACGTGTTGCGTTCTCAGGGCGCGGACCGGGCGCGCATCGCCGAATCCTGGCCGCGCGTCGCGGTCGTAGGCACCCGAGGGCAGATCCAGTTCTCCCGCACGCCAGGCATCAGCATTTGGCAATGGGCTTGGACGCCGATCCAAGTCGTTGATCGAGATCCGGCGGAACCCGATCGCTTTCGGATCCTTCACGCCAGCTGA
- a CDS encoding CbtB domain-containing protein → MAHSAAPAAIAPAITPISLKAIAPWAVFFGILMLVLLYFVGAEQGATAVFSGESVHEWVHDGRHLLGFPCH, encoded by the coding sequence ATGGCACATTCTGCTGCCCCAGCTGCGATCGCACCCGCGATCACCCCCATCTCCCTGAAGGCTATTGCCCCCTGGGCCGTCTTCTTCGGCATCCTGATGCTCGTCCTGCTGTACTTCGTCGGAGCCGAGCAGGGCGCCACCGCGGTCTTCTCGGGCGAGTCGGTGCACGAGTGGGTCCACGACGGACGCCACCTCCTCGGATTCCCCTGCCACTGA